A single window of Venturia canescens isolate UGA chromosome 3, ASM1945775v1, whole genome shotgun sequence DNA harbors:
- the Tango2 gene encoding transport and Golgi organization protein 2 encodes MCILFVYRNPKAVERSYRLIVASNRDEVDTRPAKPAHYWDKNPDCLGGVDSEPGKEGGTWFALSTKGRAGVLLNLPGYMRVADDAGKGRGYLVVDYLTSDDSPINYLNKLHNVNQTSQPYNPYNLILLDLHDASIEYLSSSPETSGPQQYSGDIFGVSNSLVEEPYAKVRAGMEEMRRIVRGVTVSDRDTLIENLGKMLKSKKRHLPDPELRKRSPKWHEALSSICVSDERLDYKTRTHTILLVDGSDNVTFHEETKMPDNTWKLQTFETKLKPR; translated from the exons ATGTGTATTCTGTTCGTCTATCGTAATCCAAAAGCCGTTGAAAGGTCGTATCGCCTGATTGTTGCATCGAATCGCGACGAGGTTGACACGAGACCAGCAAAACCTGCCCACTACTGGGATAAGAATCCCGATTGTTTGGGAG GTGTTGACAGTGAGCCCGGCAAAGAGGGCGGCACTTGGTTTGCTCTTTCGACCAAAGGGCGAGCTGGTGTTCTCTTGAATTTGCCAGGTTATATGAGAGTCGCCGACGATGCGGGAAAGGGACGTGGATACCTGGTCGTCGATTACCTCACGTCTGATGATTCCCCGATAAATTATTTGAACAAATTGCACAACGTCAATCAAACGTCTCAACCTTACAATCCGTACAATTTGATTCTCCTCGATTTACA tGACGCCAGCATCGAGTACTTGTCAAGTTCGCCAGAGACTTCTGGACCACAACAGTATTCCGGTGACATATTCGGTGTGAGCAACAGTCTGGTCGAGGAGCCATATGCGAAAGTGAGAGCTGGGATGGAAGAGATGAGGAGAATCGTGAGGGGTGTGACAGTTTCGGATCGCGACACTCTTATCGAAAATCTTGGTAAAATgttgaagtcgaagaaacg TCACTTGCCGGATCCGGAGTTGCGCAAAAGATCACCGAAATGGCACGAAGCACTGAGTTCGATTTGCGTGAGCGACGAACGGCTCGATTACAAGACAAGAACCCACACGATATTGCTCGTCGACGGATCGGACAACGTGACGTTCCACGAGGAAACTAAAATGCCTGATAATACTTGGAAACTGCAAACTTTTGAGACGAAGCTCAAGCCGCGATAA